A region of the Chloroflexota bacterium genome:
CCGATGATGTTGTGTATATGCCCGTGGAAGTCATTGAGAGTTTCATGATGGACGTGTTCCAGGCGCTGGGCGTGCCCCCCGACGAGGCGCGCATCTGCACCGATGTGCTCATCGCCTCGGACCTGCGCGGGATTGAATCGCACGGCGTGGGCCGGCTGAAGTACTACTACGACCGCATCAAGGCGGGCGTCCAGCGCACGCAGACGCAGTTTGAAGTCGTCAAGGAGACCGAAACGACGGCGCTGGTGGACGGCCACCACGGGATGGGCCATGTCATCGCCTACCGCGCCATGCGCCTGGCGATGGACAAGGCCCGGCGCTACGGCCTGGGCGCGGTGGCCGTGCGCAACAGCACGCACTTCGGCATCGCGGGCTACTATCCGCTCATGGCTGCCGCCGAGGGGATGATGGGCTTCACGGTTACCAACGCGCGCCCGGCCATCGCCCCCACCTTCGGCACCGAGCCGATGCTGGGGACCAACCCCATCGCCTTCGCCGCGCCGTCGGACATGCCGTTCCCGTTCTGCTTTGACGGCGCGACACCCATCACGCAGCGCGGCAAGATTGAGGTGCTGGCCCGCGCCGAGAAGCCCGTCCCCGAGGGGTGGCTGATTGACGCCGAGGGCAAGCCTGCCACCGACCCCCACAAGATTCTGAAAGACCTGGACAAAGGCCTGGCGGCGTTCCTGCCTCTGGGCGGCCAGGGCGAAATGTACGGCGGGCACAAGGGCTACGGCCTGGCCACCATGGTGGAAGTGCTGTGCGCGTCGCTCAGCGAGGGGGCTTTCCTGCGCGACCTCCTGGGCTACGCCCCCGACGGCTCGCGCCGCCCGTACATGGTTGGGCATTTCTTCCTGGCGATTGACATTGAGCATTTCATCCCGCTGGAGGTGTCGCGGCGCATCACGGGCCAGATCATGCGCGACCTGCAGAATTCGCGCAAGGAACCTGGCCGCGACCGCATCTACGTGGCGGGCGAGAAAGAATGGGAGATGGAGAAGGTGGTGCGGCAGCGGGGCGTCCCCGTGAATCCCAACCTGCGGCGCGAGTTGGAGATCATGCGCGACGAGTTGCAGATACGCGGCTACGAGGCGTATTTTTAGGCCGGGGCCTCCGCTCTCGCCGCGCGTTGACGGTCGTCGGGTGATCCGGTAGAATGGTTGGCGGAGGCCTTTACAGTGAAAGCACACCTATGGACATTCCGG
Encoded here:
- a CDS encoding Ldh family oxidoreductase, coding for MADDVVYMPVEVIESFMMDVFQALGVPPDEARICTDVLIASDLRGIESHGVGRLKYYYDRIKAGVQRTQTQFEVVKETETTALVDGHHGMGHVIAYRAMRLAMDKARRYGLGAVAVRNSTHFGIAGYYPLMAAAEGMMGFTVTNARPAIAPTFGTEPMLGTNPIAFAAPSDMPFPFCFDGATPITQRGKIEVLARAEKPVPEGWLIDAEGKPATDPHKILKDLDKGLAAFLPLGGQGEMYGGHKGYGLATMVEVLCASLSEGAFLRDLLGYAPDGSRRPYMVGHFFLAIDIEHFIPLEVSRRITGQIMRDLQNSRKEPGRDRIYVAGEKEWEMEKVVRQRGVPVNPNLRRELEIMRDELQIRGYEAYF